The following are from one region of the Hymenobacter sp. YIM 151858-1 genome:
- a CDS encoding response regulator transcription factor, producing MKTTEAAHKVLVVDDEPNIVMSLEFLLRKAGYVVSIARNGTEALEAIEREPFGVVLLDIMMPDVDGYHVCRHLRQLPAHQDTKVIFLSAKSREADIQKGYEAGADLYLTKPFSTRQLLDKVRELAPITT from the coding sequence ATGAAAACAACCGAAGCTGCTCATAAAGTACTGGTGGTCGACGACGAACCGAACATCGTGATGTCGCTGGAATTTTTGCTGCGCAAAGCCGGCTATGTCGTGAGCATTGCCCGCAACGGCACCGAGGCCCTCGAGGCCATCGAGCGGGAGCCGTTCGGCGTGGTGCTGCTCGATATCATGATGCCCGACGTGGATGGCTACCACGTGTGCCGCCACCTGCGCCAGCTGCCCGCGCACCAGGATACCAAAGTCATCTTTTTGTCGGCCAAAAGCCGCGAAGCCGATATCCAGAAGGGTTACGAAGCCGGCGCCGATTTGTACCTCACCAAACCCTTCTCTACGCGCCAGCTGCTCGATAAAGTTCGGGAGCTGGCACCCATTACCACCTAG
- a CDS encoding sensor histidine kinase: MSKLLVIGCSLGYLLLLFAVAYAAEHRSARRRSLVSNPYVYALSMAVYCTAWTYYGSVGRAVHSGLEFVTIYLGPTLLAPVWWLVLRKIIRICRQQSLTSLADFVSARYGKSASLGALVTVLCVLGVVPYIALQIKAIAQSFDILTQGAASLSALPPAGGALAQSTAFYTTAALAFFTIIFGVRSVEATERHEGIVLAIALESLIKLVAFLAVGAFVTFGLFGGFTDVFNQAEAVPALQRLFTLQGAGTSPSQWLTLLLLSGAAILLLPRQFQVAVVENASEDHLRKAMWLFPLYLIVINVFVLPVALGGALRFGLGVGGPDADTFVLALPLSSGHTGLALLTYLGGVSAASSMIIVETIALGVMISNHLLMPLLVRIPASRPQLQPRWFAYLGRVVLHSRRAAVVLVLLLAYVYYATVGRQLPLVNIGLVSFAAVAQLAPAVLGGLYWKGGTRMGATAGLIGGFAAWFFTLVLPTVGGTHMVPASVLTQGAGAVAELRPEAFMGLEGLDPLPHGLFWSWLLNIGLYVGVSLAGRPTATEQRQADAFVDVFRVGSPADAPATWKGAAPMPDLRALLVGFLGRKRANQALRQFEERYPDAAVHAADGTPVAHADPRLLAYAETLLAGTIGPASARLLLATSVGVEEMSFDNVVGVLRESQQLLEANRKLRKQSQQLQRLTEELQGAYDRLRELDQQKDEFLYTVTHELRTPLTSIRALSEILADNPDIDEEERFRFQSTITKEAERLSRLITLVLDLEKFESGKATLERTPEDVAEIINDATEAVGQLVRDKQLTLDVVVPPGLPPVPADRDRLMQVLVNLLSNAVKSCKPGEGRIGIAAEAAAGGVVRITVSDNGKGIDPAYHELIFDKFFQAKNQTMRKPEGSGLGLAITKKIVELHAGRIGVVSAPQQGARFWVELPAAPPLVST, from the coding sequence ATGTCCAAGTTGCTTGTTATAGGCTGTTCGCTGGGCTACCTGCTGCTTTTGTTTGCAGTGGCCTACGCCGCGGAGCACCGCTCGGCGCGGCGGCGCAGCCTTGTGAGCAACCCCTACGTGTACGCCCTGAGCATGGCCGTGTACTGCACCGCCTGGACGTACTACGGCTCGGTGGGGCGGGCCGTGCACTCGGGGCTGGAGTTTGTCACGATTTACCTGGGGCCCACCTTGCTGGCCCCGGTGTGGTGGCTGGTGCTGCGCAAAATCATCCGCATTTGCCGGCAGCAAAGCCTCACTTCGCTGGCCGATTTTGTGTCGGCGCGTTACGGCAAAAGCGCTTCGCTGGGTGCCTTGGTTACGGTGCTGTGCGTGCTGGGGGTAGTGCCTTATATCGCGCTGCAGATCAAGGCCATTGCGCAGTCGTTTGACATCCTGACGCAGGGTGCCGCCTCGCTTTCCGCGCTGCCGCCGGCAGGCGGCGCGCTGGCGCAAAGCACTGCCTTTTATACTACTGCCGCACTGGCCTTTTTCACCATCATATTTGGCGTGCGCTCGGTAGAGGCTACCGAGCGGCACGAGGGCATTGTGCTGGCTATTGCGTTGGAGTCGCTGATCAAGCTTGTGGCGTTCCTTGCGGTGGGGGCCTTTGTGACGTTCGGCTTGTTCGGCGGCTTCACCGACGTGTTTAACCAAGCCGAGGCCGTACCGGCGTTGCAGCGCCTGTTTACCCTGCAGGGCGCCGGTACCAGCCCCTCGCAGTGGCTTACGCTGCTGTTGCTCAGCGGCGCCGCCATTTTGCTGCTGCCGAGGCAGTTTCAGGTGGCCGTGGTAGAAAATGCCAGCGAAGACCACCTGCGCAAAGCCATGTGGCTGTTTCCGCTCTACCTCATTGTCATCAACGTGTTTGTGCTGCCGGTGGCCCTAGGTGGCGCCTTGCGCTTTGGCCTGGGGGTAGGCGGCCCCGATGCCGACACCTTTGTGCTGGCCCTGCCCCTGAGCAGCGGGCACACGGGCCTGGCGCTGCTCACCTACCTGGGCGGCGTGTCGGCGGCCAGCTCCATGATTATCGTGGAAACCATTGCCTTGGGCGTGATGATCAGCAACCACCTGCTCATGCCGCTGCTGGTGCGCATACCCGCCTCGCGGCCCCAGCTGCAGCCGCGGTGGTTTGCCTACCTAGGGCGCGTGGTGCTGCACAGCCGCCGCGCGGCGGTGGTGCTGGTGCTGCTGCTGGCCTACGTGTACTACGCCACCGTGGGGCGGCAGCTGCCGCTCGTCAACATCGGCTTGGTGTCGTTTGCGGCGGTGGCGCAGCTGGCGCCGGCCGTGCTGGGCGGCTTGTACTGGAAGGGCGGCACCCGCATGGGCGCCACGGCCGGCCTAATTGGCGGCTTCGCGGCGTGGTTTTTTACCTTGGTGCTGCCCACGGTTGGCGGTACCCACATGGTGCCCGCCTCGGTGCTTACCCAAGGGGCTGGTGCTGTGGCCGAGTTGCGGCCCGAAGCCTTTATGGGCCTCGAAGGGCTCGATCCGCTGCCGCACGGCTTGTTTTGGAGCTGGCTGCTGAACATTGGCCTGTACGTGGGGGTGTCGCTGGCCGGCCGGCCCACGGCTACCGAGCAGCGCCAGGCCGATGCCTTTGTGGATGTGTTTCGGGTGGGCAGCCCGGCCGATGCGCCCGCCACCTGGAAGGGCGCCGCACCCATGCCCGATTTGCGCGCGTTGCTGGTGGGCTTCCTGGGTCGTAAGCGAGCCAACCAAGCCCTGCGGCAGTTTGAGGAGCGCTACCCCGATGCCGCGGTGCACGCCGCCGACGGCACCCCCGTAGCCCACGCCGACCCTAGGTTGCTGGCCTACGCCGAAACCCTGCTGGCAGGCACTATTGGGCCCGCGTCGGCGCGGTTGCTGCTGGCTACTTCGGTAGGCGTGGAGGAAATGAGTTTCGACAACGTGGTGGGCGTGCTGCGCGAGTCGCAGCAGCTGCTTGAGGCCAACCGCAAGCTGCGCAAACAATCGCAGCAGCTGCAGCGCCTCACCGAGGAGCTGCAAGGCGCCTACGACCGCCTGCGCGAGCTGGATCAGCAGAAAGACGAGTTTCTGTACACCGTAACGCACGAGCTGCGCACGCCGCTTACCAGCATTCGGGCCCTATCGGAAATCCTGGCCGACAACCCCGACATCGACGAGGAAGAACGCTTCCGTTTTCAGAGCACCATCACCAAAGAAGCCGAGCGCCTCAGCCGCCTGATTACGCTGGTGCTCGATCTGGAGAAGTTTGAATCGGGCAAGGCTACCCTGGAGCGCACGCCCGAGGATGTAGCCGAAATCATTAACGACGCCACCGAAGCTGTGGGGCAGCTGGTGCGCGACAAGCAGCTTACCCTCGATGTGGTGGTGCCGCCTGGCTTGCCGCCCGTACCCGCCGACCGCGACCGGCTGATGCAGGTACTCGTGAACCTGTTGTCCAACGCCGTGAAATCGTGCAAGCCCGGCGAAGGGCGCATCGGCATTGCCGCCGAAGCCGCGGCCGGTGGGGTAGTGCGCATCACCGTCAGCGACAACGGCAAGGGCATCGACCCGGCTTATCACGAACTCATTTTCGACAAGTTCTTTCAGGCCAAAAACCAAACCATGCGCAAGCCCGAAGGCTCGGGCCTGGGCCTCGCCATTACCAAGAAAATTGTGGAGCTGCACGCCGGCCGCATTGGGGTGGTAAGCGCGCCGCAGCAGGGCGCCCGCTTTTGGGTGGAGCTGCCCGCCGCGCCGCCGCTCGTTAGTACCTAG
- a CDS encoding MFS transporter — protein MAQNLPNRDAAATAALAGNPGGVAAEPLAHDNNTVSKSKIWQVITASSVGTVIEWYDFYIFGSLAAIIGPVLFGSSGKIEDTILGALAVFGAGFVVRPFGALVFGRIGDMIGRKYTFLLTLLIMGGATFVTGLIPSHDQIGLAAPLIVLVLRLLQGLALGGEYGGATTYVAEHSPDKQRGFYTSFIQITATAGLFLSILVIIATRKIMGEVEFKEWGWRIPFLLSGFLVVASYYIRRKLHESPLFAKAKAEGKTTQNPLKESFLNPVNRRLVLISLFGATMGQGVVWYTGQFYAYSFMQNTLKMDIVDASLVLCMALLLATPFFVYFGSLSDRIGRKKIIMMGLLCGALFTMPIFYGLKEFAGPITEVTPATVDAAGKAVPAVMKALSPQIIPMTALVFCLVLFVTMAYGPIAAYLVELFPTKVRYTSLSLPYHIGNGVFGGFVPLIATALTLRAAAADAPFIKEHSFLAGLVYPVGIALICWLIGMALMKDVRNVKLMEEQPENA, from the coding sequence ATGGCACAGAACCTTCCTAACCGCGACGCCGCTGCCACGGCCGCCCTGGCGGGCAACCCGGGCGGCGTGGCCGCCGAGCCCCTGGCCCACGATAACAACACGGTGTCGAAAAGCAAGATCTGGCAGGTCATCACGGCCTCGTCGGTGGGTACCGTTATCGAGTGGTACGACTTCTACATCTTCGGCTCGCTGGCGGCCATTATCGGGCCGGTGCTGTTCGGCTCGTCCGGCAAAATCGAGGATACTATTCTGGGGGCGCTGGCCGTGTTTGGGGCCGGCTTTGTGGTGCGCCCGTTCGGCGCGCTCGTGTTCGGCCGCATCGGCGACATGATCGGCCGCAAGTACACCTTCCTGCTTACGCTGCTGATTATGGGCGGCGCCACCTTCGTAACGGGCCTCATCCCGAGCCACGACCAGATTGGCCTGGCCGCCCCGCTTATCGTGCTGGTGCTGCGCCTGTTGCAGGGCTTGGCCCTGGGCGGCGAGTACGGCGGCGCCACCACCTACGTGGCCGAGCACTCGCCCGATAAGCAGCGCGGTTTCTACACCTCGTTTATTCAGATTACGGCCACAGCGGGTTTGTTCCTGAGCATTCTGGTAATCATTGCCACCCGCAAGATTATGGGCGAGGTGGAGTTTAAGGAGTGGGGCTGGCGCATTCCGTTTCTGCTGTCGGGCTTCCTGGTAGTGGCCTCGTACTACATCCGCCGCAAGCTGCACGAGTCGCCGCTGTTCGCCAAGGCCAAAGCCGAGGGCAAAACCACCCAAAACCCGCTGAAGGAGTCGTTCCTGAACCCCGTAAACCGCCGCCTGGTGCTCATTTCGCTGTTTGGCGCCACCATGGGGCAGGGGGTAGTGTGGTACACGGGCCAGTTCTACGCCTATTCCTTCATGCAGAACACCCTGAAGATGGACATCGTGGATGCCAGCCTGGTGCTGTGCATGGCTTTGCTGCTGGCCACGCCGTTCTTTGTGTACTTCGGCTCGCTGTCGGACCGCATTGGCCGCAAAAAGATCATCATGATGGGTTTGCTGTGCGGCGCGCTCTTCACCATGCCCATCTTCTACGGCCTCAAGGAGTTTGCCGGGCCCATTACCGAGGTTACGCCCGCTACCGTTGATGCCGCCGGCAAAGCCGTACCGGCCGTGATGAAAGCCCTCTCGCCGCAGATTATTCCGATGACGGCGCTGGTGTTCTGCCTGGTGCTGTTCGTGACGATGGCCTACGGCCCGATTGCGGCTTACCTCGTAGAGCTGTTCCCCACCAAAGTGCGCTACACCTCGCTGTCGTTGCCCTACCACATCGGCAACGGCGTATTTGGGGGCTTTGTGCCGCTGATTGCCACGGCCCTTACGCTGCGTGCCGCCGCCGCCGATGCGCCTTTCATCAAGGAGCACAGCTTCCTGGCCGGCCTGGTGTACCCCGTGGGCATTGCCCTCATCTGCTGGCTGATTGGCATGGCCCTGATGAAGGACGTGCGCAACGTGAAGCTGATGGAAGAGCAGCCCGAAAACGCCTAG
- a CDS encoding IS1/IS1595 family N-terminal zinc-binding domain-containing protein, translating to MNKPPCPKCDSTDATKSGVIGDRQRYKCKNCGYHFTVAKVGREINSYYVIKALQLYIEGVSYREIERLLGVSHVSVMNWVKKYGVKAPRQTEYHPTYQILNQKELTVFFQDPKNLKGAGLVVTELGDKFMLIRWERFKHA from the coding sequence ATGAACAAGCCGCCTTGTCCTAAATGCGACTCCACGGATGCTACCAAAAGCGGCGTTATCGGCGACAGGCAGCGGTATAAGTGCAAAAACTGCGGGTACCATTTCACGGTGGCGAAGGTAGGACGGGAGATTAACTCGTACTACGTTATCAAGGCCCTGCAATTGTACATCGAGGGCGTGAGCTACCGCGAAATTGAACGTTTGCTGGGAGTCAGCCACGTATCGGTGATGAACTGGGTGAAAAAGTACGGCGTGAAGGCGCCCAGGCAAACTGAGTACCACCCAACCTACCAGATTCTCAATCAGAAAGAGCTGACCGTGTTTTTTCAGGACCCCAAAAACCTAAAAGGGGCGGGGCTGGTGGTAACCGAGCTGGGCGACAAATTCATGCTGATTAGGTGGGAGCGGTTTAAGCACGCCTAG
- a CDS encoding M28 family peptidase, producing MHFRALVLTGMLVSGFVVDTMGMSADSARLRKHLAYLISTPQPRNHEQVPVLDSVAAYLGRQLQAAGARVSEQPYQVAGNTYRNVVGSFGPADAPRIIVGAHYDVCGTQPGADDNGSGVASLLELARLLGQQSQLRHRIDLVAYTLEEPPYFRTKHMGSYVHAKSLHDAKVPVLGMVSLEMLGYFDERKGSQHYPFGPLKLVYGSRGNYVTTVRKFGNGSFSRPFARTYKRMAQLPVRRFQAPAALPGIDFSDHLNYWQFGYSALMLTDTAFFRNRNYHHATDSIEKLDFGRMALAVDAVLATLLRM from the coding sequence ATGCATTTTCGGGCATTGGTGCTTACCGGCATGCTGGTTAGCGGATTTGTGGTAGATACCATGGGCATGTCGGCCGACTCGGCCCGGCTACGCAAGCACCTCGCGTACCTCATTAGCACACCCCAGCCCCGCAACCACGAGCAGGTGCCTGTGCTCGACAGCGTAGCCGCGTACCTAGGGCGGCAGTTGCAAGCGGCCGGGGCCCGCGTGAGCGAGCAGCCTTACCAGGTGGCCGGCAACACCTACCGCAACGTTGTCGGCTCCTTTGGGCCCGCCGATGCCCCTAGGATAATTGTTGGTGCCCACTACGATGTGTGCGGTACCCAACCCGGCGCCGACGACAACGGCTCGGGCGTGGCGAGCTTGCTTGAATTGGCTCGCCTGCTCGGCCAGCAAAGCCAACTCCGCCACCGCATCGATCTGGTAGCCTACACCCTCGAAGAGCCGCCTTACTTCCGCACCAAGCACATGGGCAGCTACGTGCACGCCAAGTCGTTGCATGATGCGAAGGTGCCGGTACTCGGTATGGTTTCGTTGGAGATGCTGGGGTATTTCGATGAGCGCAAAGGCTCGCAGCACTACCCGTTTGGCCCGCTAAAGCTGGTGTACGGCAGCCGCGGCAACTACGTAACCACCGTGCGCAAATTTGGCAACGGTAGCTTCAGCAGGCCTTTTGCCCGCACCTACAAACGCATGGCCCAGCTGCCGGTGCGCCGCTTTCAGGCGCCAGCCGCGCTGCCCGGCATCGACTTCTCCGACCACCTGAACTACTGGCAATTCGGCTACTCGGCGCTGATGCTCACGGACACGGCTTTCTTCCGCAACCGCAACTATCACCACGCCACCGACAGCATTGAGAAGCTGGATTTCGGCCGCATGGCCCTGGCCGTTGATGCCGTGTTGGCTACGCTGCTGCGGATGTAA
- a CDS encoding flavin reductase family protein — protein sequence MPNSAPTASFRTITPGTLKGPEWHQFMLGAVAPRPIAFVSTIDREGNVNLSPFSFFNVFSSNPATLIFSPANRVRDNTQKHTLYNVRDEVPECVINICDYPLVEQMSLASTEYERSVNEFRKAGLTELKSDMVRPPRVAECPVSFECVVEQVIAIGNEHGGGNLVVCRVVQSHFREDILLPGNGGVDPHKFDAVARLGGDWYSRVIPESLFEVPKPNRNKGIGIDQLPAHIRTSDVLTGNNLGRLGNIEQEALPTPEAVAAFRDEPLVAYTLNKYRDNPAAQRQQLVLLGKTMLEEGRLLDAWKVLLLAG from the coding sequence ATGCCCAACTCTGCTCCCACCGCTTCGTTTCGCACCATCACGCCCGGCACGCTTAAAGGCCCCGAGTGGCACCAGTTTATGCTGGGCGCCGTGGCACCCAGGCCCATTGCTTTCGTGAGCACCATTGACCGCGAAGGCAACGTGAACCTGAGCCCGTTCTCTTTTTTCAACGTGTTCAGCTCCAACCCGGCCACGCTCATCTTCTCGCCGGCCAACCGCGTGCGCGACAACACCCAGAAGCACACCCTCTACAACGTGCGCGACGAGGTGCCCGAGTGCGTCATCAACATCTGCGACTACCCGCTGGTCGAGCAAATGTCGCTGGCCTCAACGGAGTACGAGCGCAGCGTCAACGAATTCCGAAAAGCGGGGCTTACGGAGCTGAAATCCGATATGGTGCGGCCGCCGCGCGTGGCCGAGTGCCCGGTGTCGTTTGAGTGCGTGGTGGAGCAGGTAATTGCCATTGGCAACGAGCACGGCGGCGGCAACCTGGTGGTGTGCCGCGTGGTGCAGTCGCACTTCCGCGAGGATATTCTGCTGCCCGGCAACGGAGGCGTCGATCCGCACAAGTTCGATGCGGTGGCGCGCCTCGGCGGCGACTGGTACTCGCGCGTTATCCCCGAAAGCTTGTTTGAAGTGCCCAAGCCCAACCGCAACAAAGGCATCGGCATCGACCAGCTGCCCGCGCACATCCGCACCAGCGACGTGCTTACCGGCAACAACCTAGGGCGCCTCGGCAACATCGAGCAAGAGGCCCTGCCCACGCCCGAGGCCGTGGCTGCGTTCCGCGACGAGCCGTTGGTGGCCTACACCCTCAACAAGTACCGCGACAACCCCGCCGCACAACGACAGCAGCTGGTGCTGCTCGGCAAAACGATGTTGGAAGAAGGCCGCCTGCTGGACGCCTGGAAAGTGCTGCTGCTGGCCGGCTAA